The Apus apus isolate bApuApu2 chromosome 20, bApuApu2.pri.cur, whole genome shotgun sequence genome includes a region encoding these proteins:
- the PLOD1 gene encoding procollagen-lysine,2-oxoglutarate 5-dioxygenase 1 has protein sequence MVPAALLLPWALLALLGAGGGRASQREENLLVLTVATKKTEGFQRFRRSAQFFNYKVQVLGLDEEWLGGDDQNPAGGGQKVRLLKAALKQYANKEDLIILFIDSYDVLFASGPSELLKKFKQAKSKVVFSAENYIYPDRKLEAKYPQVRDGKRFLGSGGFIGYAPNLKKLVEEWKGEDDDSDQLFYTNVFLDPEKRESINISLDQRSRIFQNLNGALDEVVLKFENARVRARNMLYDTLPVVIHGNGPTKLQLNYLGNYIPQIWTFETGCTVCDEGLRSLTGFKDEALPMILIGIFIEQPTPFLSQFFLRLRNLRYPKQRIQLFIHNHEEHHLMQVDSFVEEHGKEYLAIKVVGPDDEVENAEARNLGMDLCRKDPDCDYYFSLDAEIVLKNTETLRILIEQNKLVIAPLVSRHEKLWSNFWGALSPDGYYARSEDYVDIVQRRRVGLWNVPYISSVYLVKAKALRSELDQEDLFHSGKLDADMAFCHNVRNQGVFMYLTNRHQFGHILSLENYRTTHLHNDLWQIFSNPEDWREKYIHENYTAALKGKLVETPCPDVYWFPIFTDTACDELVEEMEHYGQWSTGDNTDSRIQGGYENVPTIDIHMNQIGFEREWYKFLLEYIAPITEKLYPGYYTKTQFELAFVVRYKPDEQPSLMPHHDASTFTINIALNRVGIDYEGGGCRFLRYNCSIRAPRKGWTLMHPGRLTHYHEGLPTTKGTRYIAVSFLDP, from the exons ATGGTGCCCGcggcgctgctgctgccctgggcgCTGCTGGCGCTgctcggggcggggggcggccgtGCCTCCCAGCGGGAAG AAAACCTGCTGGTCCTTACTGTTGCCACCAAAAAGACTGAGGGATTCCAACGCTTTAGAAGATCAGCCCAGTTCTTCAACTACAAAGTCCAG GTACTGGGACTGGATGAGGAATGGCTGGGTGGAGATGACCAGAATCCAGCAGGAGGTGGGCAGAAGGTCCGTCTCttgaaagcagctttgaagCAGTATGCGAATAAGGAAGACTTGATCATCCTTTTCATAGATAG CTACGATGTACTCTTTGCTTCGGGCCCCTCAGAACTGCTGAAGAAGTTCAAACAAGCCAAGAGCAAGGTGGTCTTCTCAGCAGAGAACTACATCTATCCTGACAGAAAGCTGGAAGCCAAGTACCCTCAAGTGCGAGATGGGAAGCGCTTCCTGGGTTCTGGAG GATTCATAGGTTATGCTCCAAACCTGAAGAAGCTTGTGGAGGAGTGGAAAGGAGAGGATGATGACAGTGACCAGCTCTTCTATACAAATGTCTTCTTGGATCCAGAAAAAAGA GAAAGTATCAACATCAGTCTAGACCAAAGAAGCCGGATCTTCCAAAACCTAAATGGAGCATTAG ATGAGGTAGTTCTGAAGTTTGAAAACGCACGAGTGAGAGCAAGAAACATGTTGTATGACACTCTGCCTGTGGTGATTCATGGAAATGGACCCACCAAG ctgcagctgaactACCTGGGTAACTACATTCCTCAAATATGGACGTTTGAGACTGGCTGCACCGTATGTGATGAAGGTCTGCGAAGCCTCACAGGGTTTAAG GATGAGGCCCTGCCCATGATCCTGATTGGCATTTTCATCGAGCAGCCCAcccccttcctctcccagtTTTTCTTGCGGCTTCGTAACCTTCGTTACCCAAAGCAACGAATCCAGCTCTTCATTCACAATCAT GAAGAACATCACTTGATGCAGGTGGACTCTTTTGTTGAAGAGCATGGCAAAGAATATCTCGCCATCAAAgtggttggaccagatgatgaGGTGGAGAATGCTGAGGCACGTAACTTGGGCAT GGATTTGTGCAGAAAGGATCCTGACTGTGACTATTACTTCAGCCTGGATGCTGAGATCGTTCTGAAGAACACAGAGACTCTAAGGATCCTGATCGAACAGAACAA GCTGGTGATTGCCCCGCTGGTGAGTCGCCATGAGAAGCTGTGGTCAAATTTCTGGGGAGCACTGAGCCCTGATGGATACTATGCCCGCTCAGAAGATTATGTGGATATTGTTCAGAGGAGGAGGGT TGGGCTTTGGAATGTCCCCTACATCAGCAGTGTGTACCTGGTCAAAGCCAAGGCTCTGCGGTCGGAGCTTGACCAGGAAGATCTGTTCCACAGTGGCAAGCTGGATGCTGACATGGCTTTCTGCCACAACGTTCGGAACCAG GGAGTCTTCATGTACCTGACGAATCGGCACCAGTTTGGACACATACTGTCCTTGGAGAATTACCGGACAACTCACCTCCACAATGACCTCTGGCAAATATTCAGCAATCCTGAG GATTGGAGAGAAAAGTACATCCATGAAAACtacacagcagctctgaaagggAAGTTGGTAGAAACG ccctgcccagatGTTTACTGGTTCCCCATATTCACTGACACTGCCTGTGATGAGCTGGTGGAAGAAATGGAACATTATGGCCAGTGGTCCACAGGTGACAACACG GACAGCAGAATACAAGGAGGATATGAGAATGTCCCAACTATAGATATACACATGAACCAAATTGGCTTTGAAAGGGAATGGTATAAATTTCTTCTGGAGTATATTGCACCCATCACAGAGAAATTGTACCCAGGATACTATACCAAG acTCAGTTCGAGTTGGCCTTTGTCGTTCGCTACAAGCCTGACGAGCAGCCTTCTCTCATGCCCCACCATGATGCCTCCACCTTTACCATCAACATCGCTTTGAACCGAGTGGGGATAGACTATGAG GGAGGAGGCTGCCGGTTCCTGCGCTACAATTGCTCCATTCGAGCTCCACGGAAGGGCTGGACCCTGATGCACCCAGGACGCCTGACCCACTATCATGAAGGTCTTCCAACCACCAAAGGAACCCGTTACATCGCAGTGTCCTTCCTTGACCCCTAG
- the KIAA2013 gene encoding uncharacterized protein KIAA2013 homolog, with the protein MWLQQRLKGLPGLLSSSWARRLLLLLALLLVAYWYLGAARARRGAGRGAEPRGAAALCLQAAAGSWRAQAERGDALPLPEEAEAGPGLALAGNGFLLLDVGAGRLWVSAAGPGAGPALGTEYPALVRLRALGGRGEARAALLALRDGAVRRVRCVQTGPGAGAGDCVTVREEVVAHRSRPHLYLQRIRIANPTERVAAFEASAPGFAPSLGGRFATSLEKAEERQFLLSSGRLLLAGSPRVVLLVVAAKKLVSRVQVAPKSHFDETVLSVVYTSEPIEVSRLEETFSKLREAAKKEMLEVMQMGVEDLFQEHQQTWSDLFISGVEMRKITDAHTPSSETVNMTLYYVLSSMPAPLLDPLITGEDREKMEASLNYADHCFSGHATMHAENLWPPKLTSVAQILQLSDLWKLTLQKRGCKGLVAAGVHGLMQGMVLSFGGLQFTENHLQFQADPDVLHNSYSLRGIHYNKDLINLAVLLDAEGKPFLHVSVKFQDKPVRLYACEAGCMNEPVELTSEARGHTFPVMVTQPITPLLYISTDLIHLQDLRHTLHLKAILAHEEHMAKQYPGLPFLFWFSVASLITLFHLFLFKLIYNEYCGPGAKPLFRSKV; encoded by the exons atgtggctgcagcagcGGCTGAaggggctgccggggctgctctccagcagctgggcacggcggctgctgcttctgctggcgCTGCTGCTTGTCGCCTACTGGTACCTGGGGGCGgcccgggcgcggcggggcgcggggcggggcgcggagccccgcggggccgctgccctctgcctgcaggcGGCCGCGGGCTCCTGGCGGGCGCAGGCCGAGCGCGGCGATGCGCTGCCGCTGCCCGAGGAGGcggaggccgggccgggcctggcGCTGGCCGGTAACGGGTTCCTGCTGCTGGACGTGGGCGCCGGTCGCCTCTGGGTGtcggcggcggggcccggggccggCCCGGCGCTCGGCACCGAGTACCCGGCGCTGGTGCGGCTGAGGGCGCTGGGCGGGCGCGGGGAGGCGCGGGCGGCTCTGTTGGCCTTGCGGGACGGGGCCGTGCGGCGGGTGCGCTGCGTGCAGAccggccccggggcgggcgcCGGGGACTGCGTGACCGTGCGGGAGGAGGTGGTTGCCCACCGGAGCCGGCCGCATCTCTACCTGCAGCGCATCCGCATCGCCAACCCCACCGAGCGGGTGGCCGCCTTCGAGGCCTCGGCCCCGGGTTTTGCGCCCTCGCTGGGCGGCCGCTTCGCcaccagcctggagaaggcgGAGGAGCGGCAGTTCCTGCTCTCCTCCGGGCGCCTGCTGCTGGCCGGGAGCCCCAgggtggtgctgctggtggtggctgcCAAGAAGCTGGTGAGCCGGGTGCAGGTGGCACCCAAATCGCACTTTGACGAGACGGTGCTGTCCGTGGTGTACACCTCAGAGCCCATCGaggtctccaggctggaggagacctTCAGCAAGCTGAGGGAGGCGGCCAAGAAGGAGATGCTGGAGGTGATGCAGATGGGGGTGGAAGATCTTTTCCAGGAGCACCAACAGACCTGGTCTGACCTTTTCATTTCAG GGGTGGAAATGAGAAAGATCACAGATGCCCATACACCATCCAGTGAGACAGTTAACATGACTCTCTACTATGTGCTGTCAAGCatgccagctcctctgctggaTCCACTCATCACGGGGGAGGACAGAGAAAAAATGGAAGCCAGCTTGAACTATGCTGACCACTGCTTCAGTGGCCATGCCACCATGCATGCAGAGAACCTGTGGCCACCAAAGCTGACCAGTGTTGCCCAGATCTTGCAACTTTCAGACCTGTGGAAGCTAACTCTCCAGAAAAGGGGCTGCAAGGGCCTTGTGGCAGCTGGAGTGCACGGACTGATGCAGGGAATGGTGCTTAGCTTCGGGGGGCTGCAGTTCACAGAAAACCATCTTCAGTTTCAGGCCGACCCTGATGTACTCCATAACAGCTACTCCTTACGTGGGATCCATTACAATAAGGACTTGATTAATCTAGCTGTTCTGCTGGATGCTGAAGGAAAGCCCTTCTTGCATGTGTCTGTGAAATTCCAGGACAAGCCCGTCAGACTCTACGCGTGCGAGGCCGGCTGCATGAACGAGCCGGTGGAGCTGACCTCGGAGGCACGGGGACACACCTTCCCTGTCATGGTGACTCAGCCCATCACTCCACTCCTTTACATCTCCACAGATTTGATCCACTTGCAGGACTTGAGACACACGCTCCATCTGAAAGCTATTCTGGCTCACGAGGAACACATGGCCAAGCAATACCCAGGCTTACCCTTCCTGTTCTGGTTCAGCGTGGCGTCCTTAATCACCTTGTTTCACTTGTTTCTGTTCAAACTCATCTACAATGAATATTGTGGGCCAGGAGCCAAGCCACTCTTCAGGAGTAAGGTATaa